The genomic region AGGTGCCGGCCGCCCCGCCGGCGCGCGCTGCGGACGGGAAGGTGCAGACCGGGGCGGGGGAGCCGCCCGAGAAGGAGAAAAAGCCCCGCCGGCCGAAGCGATTCCATGGGACCGTGGTGCTCGACTCCACCCGCGCGGGGCGGGACGCGAGCCGGGTGGCCGAAGAGGTCGTGGCGCACCTGGCGGGGCTGCCGGGAGCAGAGGTGACCGTGACCCTCGAGATCGAGGCCCTGATCCCCGACGGGGCGCCGGAGAACGTGGTGCGGACCGTGACCGAGAACGCAGCGGCGCTCAAGTTCGCGTCCCACGGGTTCGAGGAGGAGTAGCGTCCGAAGGGCACAGCCTCGTCCCCTCGTCGGGGCGTCCGCAACCGGGTATCGTTCGGGCGATGAAGGCGTGCATCCTGACCTGGGGCTGCCAACAGAACGAGCACCATAGCGAGGAGATCGCGGGCGTCCTCCGGGAGGCTGGCTACACCGTCGTGGACGACCCGGAGGACGCCGACATCGTCCTCCTCAATACGTGCATGGTCCGCGGGCGGGCGGAGGAGAAGGTGATCGGGCGCGTCGGGGAGCTCCAACGCCTGCGCCGGACGCGCCCCCGCCTGATCGGGGTCGGAGGATGCATGGCCCAGGGCCGGGGGGAGGGGATCCTCGACCTCCTCCCCGGGGCGGACTTCGCGTTCGGGACGAGCGGGGTCGCCGAGTTGCCGGCCCTCATCTCCCGCGCCCAGGCCGGGGAACGGTTTGCCTCCCTCCCGAGCCCGAACGGGCTCGACCGCCTGCCCATCGCGCGACGGAGCCCATTCCAGGCCTATGTGACGATCGCCGAGGGCTGCTCGCATGGCTGCGCCTACTGCGTCGTCCCCCGGGTGCGGGGCCCGCTCCGCTCCCGGCCGATGGGGGAGGTCCTCGCCGAGCTCGCGGGCCTCGCTCGCGCCGGGTACCAGGAGGCGACGCTCCTCGGGCAGAACGTGGATGCCTACGGCCGCGACCTCGGCGACGGACCAGACTTCGCCGCGCTCCTCCGCGCGGCAACCCAGATCCCCATCCCCCGCATCCGCTTCACGTCCTCTCACCCCGCGTACATGTCCGACGACGTCATCTCCGCCCTCGCCAACG from Candidatus Bipolaricaulis anaerobius harbors:
- the miaB gene encoding tRNA (N6-isopentenyl adenosine(37)-C2)-methylthiotransferase MiaB; protein product: MKACILTWGCQQNEHHSEEIAGVLREAGYTVVDDPEDADIVLLNTCMVRGRAEEKVIGRVGELQRLRRTRPRLIGVGGCMAQGRGEGILDLLPGADFAFGTSGVAELPALISRAQAGERFASLPSPNGLDRLPIARRSPFQAYVTIAEGCSHGCAYCVVPRVRGPLRSRPMGEVLAELAGLARAGYQEATLLGQNVDAYGRDLGDGPDFAALLRAATQIPIPRIRFTSSHPAYMSDDVISALANGGNLCPHVHLAVQSGSDRVLQAMGRGYTRARFLALVHRLREAIPEVNVTTDVIVGFPGETEEDFALTLSLIAEARFGTVYVAAYSPRPGTRAARLPDSVPARVKAERLARALDASRQVALSLHRARVGTTVEVLVEAFLPAKGRLVGKTPDFRTVLFPGDRAMIGGLAMVTIEGATAGALHGRVEGE